In Mycobacterium sp. 050128, one genomic interval encodes:
- a CDS encoding class I SAM-dependent methyltransferase, with the protein MTTTAPATFENPFFARVWPVAAAHETAAVRALRRENLAGLSGRVLEVGAGIGTNFPNYPASVAQVVAMEPEPRLLARARVAAAAASVPVVLTNETVEEFRGGAPFDAVVCSLVLCSVRDPAMVLRRLYELLRPGGELRYLEHVASSGIRGRLQRFADRTVWPRFLGNCHTHRDTERAIVEAGFEVDSSRREWTLPAWSPMPVSELLLGRARRPS; encoded by the coding sequence ATGACTACAACAGCGCCAGCAACATTCGAGAACCCGTTCTTCGCGCGGGTGTGGCCGGTCGCCGCCGCTCACGAGACGGCGGCGGTCCGCGCTCTGCGCCGGGAGAACCTGGCGGGCTTGTCGGGCCGGGTGCTCGAAGTCGGTGCGGGTATCGGAACGAACTTCCCGAACTACCCCGCGTCCGTCGCGCAGGTGGTCGCGATGGAACCCGAGCCGCGCCTGTTGGCCCGGGCGCGGGTGGCCGCCGCGGCCGCGTCCGTTCCGGTGGTTTTGACCAACGAGACCGTGGAGGAGTTCCGCGGCGGAGCGCCGTTCGACGCGGTGGTGTGCTCGCTGGTGCTGTGCTCGGTGCGCGATCCCGCGATGGTGCTGCGGCGGCTGTACGAATTACTGCGGCCGGGCGGGGAGTTGCGCTATCTCGAGCACGTGGCCAGCTCCGGTATCCGCGGTCGGCTGCAGCGGTTCGCCGACCGGACGGTGTGGCCGCGGTTCCTGGGTAACTGCCACACCCATCGCGATACCGAGCGCGCGATCGTCGAGGCCGGGTTCGAGGTGGACAGCTCCCGGCGGGAGTGGACGCTGCCCGCCTGGTCGCCGATGCCGGTATCGGAGCTGTTGCTGGGACGCGCGCGACGGCCCTCTTAG
- a CDS encoding DUF559 domain-containing protein, which translates to MTRVAPFVGSEAVKAGTLRKHQLRSRFRAVFPDVYVRRDQQLTLRDRAVAAWLWSHRRGVLGGLTAAAWHGCKWVDEHLPIELIWSNARPPRGVRTYDMRLREEEVRVVAGIPVTTPERTAFDIGRRTATGMSIAYLDALMRATGTQVNEVLQIADQHRGARDLRRLQPVLELVDPGSQSPKETWLRLLLIRAGLPRPATQIPVLVAAKSGTQVYYLDMGWEEVMVAVEYDGEQHRLDRWQYTKDIRRSEALERLGWIVIRVTASDRPTDIIGRVRDALAFREGVESAHRSRSARNRTP; encoded by the coding sequence ATGACGAGGGTTGCACCGTTTGTTGGCAGCGAGGCGGTCAAAGCCGGAACGCTGCGAAAGCATCAGCTGCGCTCCCGATTCCGCGCGGTGTTTCCCGACGTGTATGTGCGACGCGATCAACAACTGACGCTGCGTGACAGAGCGGTGGCGGCCTGGCTGTGGTCGCATCGGCGGGGGGTGCTTGGAGGGCTGACCGCGGCCGCATGGCATGGCTGTAAATGGGTGGACGAACACCTACCCATCGAATTGATTTGGTCGAACGCGCGGCCGCCACGCGGCGTGCGGACCTACGACATGCGGCTTCGTGAAGAGGAGGTCAGGGTCGTCGCGGGTATTCCGGTGACGACGCCGGAGCGCACCGCCTTCGACATTGGTCGCCGCACGGCGACGGGTATGTCGATTGCATATTTGGACGCCCTCATGCGAGCGACGGGCACCCAGGTAAACGAGGTCCTCCAAATTGCCGACCAGCATCGTGGCGCACGCGACCTGAGGCGGCTGCAACCAGTGCTCGAACTAGTCGATCCCGGTTCGCAGTCGCCGAAAGAGACGTGGCTGCGGCTCCTACTCATCCGGGCGGGCTTGCCGCGACCCGCGACCCAGATCCCCGTGCTGGTGGCCGCAAAAAGTGGAACGCAGGTGTACTACCTCGACATGGGATGGGAGGAGGTCATGGTCGCCGTCGAGTACGACGGCGAGCAGCATCGGCTCGACCGCTGGCAGTACACGAAAGACATTCGTCGCAGTGAGGCATTGGAGCGGCTCGGCTGGATCGTCATCCGGGTGACCGCATCGGATCGTCCTACCGACATCATCGGGCGAGTCCGGGACGCGTTGGCGTTTCGCGAAGGCGTCGAGTCTGCGCACAGATCGCGATCCGCTCGAAATCGCACGCCCTGA
- a CDS encoding SIR2 family NAD-dependent protein deacylase produces the protein MRVTVLSGAGISAESGVPTFRDDKNGLWARFDPYELSSTQGWLNNPERVWGWYLWRHYLVGTVEPNDGHRAIAAWQDYAEVSVVTQNVDDLHERAGSSPVHHLHGSLFEFRCASCDLPYRDTLPEMPEPALEVQPPLCPRCGGLIRPDIVWFGEQLPEGPWSQAVEATQTADVMVVVGTSAIVYPAAGLADLALSRGVTVIEVNPEPTPLSGSVTLSIRESASQALPGLLQKLPALLR, from the coding sequence ATGCGAGTGACGGTGCTCAGCGGCGCAGGGATCTCCGCGGAGAGCGGAGTGCCGACATTTCGCGACGACAAGAACGGATTGTGGGCCCGCTTCGACCCCTACGAGCTGTCCAGCACTCAGGGCTGGCTCAACAACCCCGAGCGGGTGTGGGGCTGGTATCTGTGGCGGCACTACCTGGTGGGCACCGTCGAACCCAACGACGGGCACCGGGCCATCGCCGCCTGGCAGGACTACGCCGAGGTCAGCGTCGTCACCCAGAACGTCGACGACCTGCACGAGCGCGCGGGCAGCAGTCCGGTCCACCACCTGCACGGCAGCCTCTTCGAATTCCGTTGCGCGAGTTGCGATCTGCCCTATCGCGACACCCTGCCCGAGATGCCCGAACCGGCGCTCGAGGTGCAGCCGCCACTGTGCCCCCGGTGCGGCGGGCTGATCCGGCCCGACATCGTCTGGTTCGGCGAGCAGCTGCCCGAGGGCCCGTGGAGCCAGGCCGTCGAGGCGACCCAGACGGCCGACGTGATGGTGGTCGTCGGAACCTCGGCGATCGTCTACCCAGCCGCCGGCCTCGCCGATCTCGCCCTCTCGCGCGGCGTCACCGTGATCGAGGTCAATCCCGAGCCCACCCCGCTGTCGGGCAGTGTCACGCTCAGCATCCGCGAGTCGGCGAGTCAGGCACTGCCGGGGCTGCTGCAAAAACTGCCGGCCCTGCTGCGGTAG
- a CDS encoding GntR family transcriptional regulator → MELGEWLRVDLKGGRPLFDQLRTQVIDGVREGALAPGSRLPTVRELAGQLGVAVNTVARAYRELETAAIVETRGRFGTFIARYDPTDAAMAAAAREYVHVAHGLGLGKADALRYIEAVPDEG, encoded by the coding sequence GTGGAGCTGGGCGAATGGCTACGGGTCGACCTCAAAGGCGGCCGGCCGCTGTTCGACCAGCTCCGGACGCAGGTCATCGACGGCGTGCGGGAAGGCGCCTTGGCGCCCGGCAGCCGCTTGCCGACCGTGCGCGAGCTGGCCGGCCAACTCGGAGTGGCCGTCAACACGGTCGCGCGCGCCTACCGTGAGCTCGAGACCGCGGCCATTGTCGAAACTCGTGGGCGCTTCGGCACTTTCATCGCCCGCTACGATCCGACCGACGCGGCGATGGCGGCCGCGGCCCGTGAGTACGTCCATGTCGCTCACGGACTCGGGCTGGGCAAGGCCGACGCGCTGCGTTACATCGAGGCCGTGCCCGACGAGGGCTAG